In the Festucalex cinctus isolate MCC-2025b chromosome 10, RoL_Fcin_1.0, whole genome shotgun sequence genome, one interval contains:
- the tm4sf18 gene encoding transmembrane 4 L6 family member 1 produces MCCSVGFARSLGLALLPLALCCILANLLLLFPMGEMTYIQQGRLANYIWYFGGLGGGGLLMFLPAITFITLGKCSCCWNESFMMCGSVLAAVVGLVGGSYCFVISGLALMQGPQCFTSLGWSYPFADQGGRYLLQSETWSVCLQPLHIVEWNVTLLCVLLGLAVLEFILCLLQLASGFVNAVCRPCCYKQEYSLNA; encoded by the exons ATGTGTTGTTCAGTGGGCTTCGCCAGGTCTTTGGGCCTGGCCCTGTTACCTCTGGCCCTTTGTTGTATCCTGGCCAATCTGCTCCTCTTGTTTCCTATGGGAGAAATGACATACATCCAGCAAGGGCGCCTGGCTAACTACATCTGGTACTTTGGTGGACTGGGTGGTGGAGGACTGCTG ATGTTCCTTCCTGCTATAACCTTCATCACTTTGGGAAAATGTAGTTGCTGTTGGAATGAGAGTTTTATG ATGTGTGGATCAGTGTTGGCTGCTGTGGTGGGCCTAGTAGGGGGAAGCTACTGCTTCGTCATTTCAGGCCTTGCCTTGATGCAGGGTCCCCAGTGCTTCACTTCTCTTGGGTGGTCGTACCCCTTCGCAGATCAAGGAGGAAG GTATCTGCTGCAGTCCGAGACGTGGTCTGTGTGCCTTCAGCCACTCCACATTGTCGAGTGGAACGTGACCCTTCTGTGCGTGCTGTTGGGTCTGGCTGTGCTCGAGTTCATCTTGTGCCTCTTACAGCTGGCCAGCGGTTTCGTCAATGCTGTCTGTCGGCCTTGTTGCTATAAGCAGGAGTATAGTTTGAATGCTTAG